The following are from one region of the Streptomyces decoyicus genome:
- a CDS encoding DUF2017 domain-containing protein has translation MTGHFEPLPGGGAAVPLDEVEISILRSLAVQLIELLGPGEEAGESESDDLLASIFNDGPSEPPADPVLARLFPDAYGGPDLVPDDDVRAASAEFRRYTENDLRSRKREDALALIRALDTLAPAGDRATLRLDPGECRQWLGALNDLRLAIGTRLEVTDEEDGGELLRLPDSDPRKPMVMAYLWLGGLQETLVESLMG, from the coding sequence ATGACCGGGCACTTCGAGCCGCTGCCCGGCGGCGGCGCCGCCGTACCCCTCGACGAGGTCGAGATCTCCATCCTGCGCAGCCTCGCCGTCCAGCTGATAGAGCTGCTCGGTCCGGGCGAGGAGGCCGGGGAGAGCGAGAGCGACGACCTGCTGGCGTCGATCTTCAACGACGGCCCCAGCGAACCGCCCGCCGACCCGGTCCTGGCCCGGCTCTTCCCCGACGCCTACGGCGGGCCCGACCTCGTCCCCGACGACGACGTGCGCGCCGCCTCCGCCGAGTTCCGCCGCTACACCGAGAACGACCTGCGCTCCCGCAAGCGCGAGGACGCCCTGGCGCTGATCCGCGCGCTGGACACGCTGGCGCCCGCCGGTGACCGCGCGACGCTCCGCCTCGACCCGGGTGAGTGCCGGCAGTGGCTGGGGGCCCTCAATGACCTCAGGCTGGCCATCGGAACACGGCTTGAAGTGACCGATGAAGAGGACGGCGGCGAGCTGCTGCGGCTGCCGGACAGCGACCCGCGCAAGCCGATGGTGATGGCTTACCTCTGGCTCGGCGGGCTCCAGGAGACTCTCGTCGAGTCCTTGATGGGCTGA
- the clpS gene encoding ATP-dependent Clp protease adapter ClpS, which translates to MSAHPSPTITLRPHRCTLSVPVEVERPESSEAPFEVPEPDLPWVTIVHNDPVNLMSYVSYVFQSYFGYSKDKAHQLMLDVHHKGRAVVSSGSREEMERDVQAMHGYGLWATLQQDRK; encoded by the coding sequence GTGAGCGCCCACCCGTCCCCCACGATTACGCTCCGGCCGCATCGCTGCACCCTCAGTGTCCCGGTCGAGGTCGAGCGTCCCGAGTCGAGCGAGGCTCCCTTCGAGGTCCCCGAACCCGACCTCCCGTGGGTCACGATCGTCCACAACGACCCGGTCAACCTCATGAGCTATGTCTCGTACGTCTTCCAGTCGTACTTCGGCTACTCCAAGGACAAGGCGCACCAGTTGATGCTCGACGTCCATCACAAGGGACGCGCGGTGGTCTCCAGCGGCAGCCGCGAGGAAATGGAACGCGACGTGCAGGCGATGCACGGCTACGGCCTGTGGGCGACCCTCCAGCAGGACCGCAAATGA
- a CDS encoding nicotinate phosphoribosyltransferase, whose amino-acid sequence MNTADLGLPVAVPSTALFTDQYELTMLQAALRSGTADRRSVFEVFTRRLPEGRRYGVVGGTGRVLDAVENFRFDETILGFLRERGILDEPTLEWLADYRFRGDIWGYPEGEVYFPGSPVMRVEGTFAEAVLLETVILSILNHDSAVAAAASRMSVAAGDRPLMEMGARRTHELSAVAASRAAYVGGFHTTSDLAAGFRYHIPTVGTSAHAFTLLHDTERDAFTAQVETLGSGTTLLVDTFDVTEAVRTAVEVAGPGLGAVRIDSGDLLLIAHRVRHQLDELGAGKTKIVVTSDLDEYAIASLAAAPVDAYGVGTQVVTGSGHPTCSMVYKLVARADGEEPGTPLRPVAKKSMGAKTSHGGRKWAARRVDEDGVAVAEVIGTGPVPAELADRQLLVPLVSAGKVVAREPLDAARDRHIAARDRLPLSATQLSRGEPVLPTEYV is encoded by the coding sequence ATGAACACAGCAGACCTGGGGCTGCCGGTGGCCGTGCCGTCGACTGCGCTCTTCACCGACCAGTACGAACTCACCATGCTGCAGGCCGCGTTGCGGTCCGGCACCGCGGACCGGCGCTCGGTCTTCGAGGTCTTCACCCGCCGGCTTCCCGAGGGCCGCCGTTACGGCGTGGTGGGCGGCACCGGCCGGGTGCTGGACGCGGTGGAGAACTTCCGCTTCGACGAGACCATCCTCGGCTTCCTGCGCGAGCGCGGCATCCTCGACGAGCCGACGCTGGAGTGGCTGGCCGACTACCGCTTCCGCGGCGACATCTGGGGCTACCCGGAGGGCGAGGTCTACTTCCCCGGCTCCCCGGTCATGCGGGTCGAGGGCACCTTCGCCGAGGCGGTCCTCCTGGAGACGGTGATCCTCTCGATCCTCAACCACGACTCCGCGGTGGCCGCGGCCGCCTCCCGGATGTCGGTGGCGGCCGGCGACCGCCCGCTGATGGAGATGGGCGCCCGCCGCACCCATGAGCTCTCGGCGGTGGCCGCGTCCCGCGCCGCGTACGTCGGCGGCTTCCACACCACCTCCGACCTGGCCGCCGGGTTCCGCTACCACATCCCCACCGTCGGCACCAGCGCCCACGCCTTCACCCTGCTGCACGACACCGAGCGGGACGCCTTCACCGCGCAGGTCGAGACCCTCGGCAGCGGTACGACCCTGCTCGTGGACACCTTCGACGTCACCGAGGCGGTGCGCACCGCCGTGGAGGTGGCCGGGCCCGGTCTCGGCGCCGTACGGATCGACTCCGGCGATCTGCTGCTGATCGCCCACCGGGTGCGCCACCAGCTGGACGAGCTGGGCGCCGGGAAGACCAAGATCGTGGTGACCAGCGATCTGGACGAGTACGCCATCGCCTCGCTGGCCGCCGCGCCGGTGGACGCGTACGGCGTCGGCACCCAGGTGGTGACCGGCAGCGGGCACCCGACCTGCTCGATGGTCTACAAGCTGGTCGCCCGCGCCGACGGCGAGGAGCCCGGCACGCCGCTGCGGCCGGTCGCGAAGAAGTCGATGGGCGCCAAGACCTCGCACGGCGGCCGTAAGTGGGCCGCGCGCCGGGTCGACGAGGACGGTGTGGCCGTGGCCGAGGTCATCGGCACCGGGCCGGTCCCGGCGGAGCTGGCCGACCGGCAGCTGCTGGTGCCGCTGGTGAGCGCCGGCAAGGTGGTCGCGCGCGAGCCGCTGGACGCCGCCCGCGACCGGCACATCGCCGCCCGCGACCGGCTGCCGCTGTCGGCGACCCAGCTCTCCCGCGGCGAGCCCGTGCTGCCCACCGAGTACGTCTGA